The following coding sequences are from one Kogia breviceps isolate mKogBre1 chromosome X, mKogBre1 haplotype 1, whole genome shotgun sequence window:
- the BEX5 gene encoding protein BEX5 isoform X2, giving the protein MENAPKESRGEEQVPVQNEEAHPLEGGEGQEPGGNIRGEWAPPAQDFREAMPNRLVNNIDIIDGDADDMERFMEEMRELRRKIRELQLRYSLRILIGDPPHHDHHDEFCLMP; this is encoded by the coding sequence atggaAAATGCCCCCAAGGAAAGCAGAGGAGAGGAGCAGGTTCCAGTGCAGAATGAAGAAGCCCACCCTTTGGAAGGTGGTGAAGGCCAAGAACCTGGAGGAAACATTAGAGGGGAATGGGCTCCACCTGCCCAGGATTTTAGAGAGGCTATGCCCAATAGGCTTGTCAATAACATTGACATCATAGATGGAGATGCAGATGATATGGAAAGGTTCATGGAGGAGATGAGAGAGCTAAGGAGGAAAATTAGGGAGCTTCAGTTGAGGTACAGTCTGCGCATTCTTATTGGAGATCCTCCTCACCACGACCATCATGATGAATTTTGCCTTATGCCTTGA
- the TCEAL6 gene encoding LOW QUALITY PROTEIN: transcription elongation factor A protein-like 6 (The sequence of the model RefSeq protein was modified relative to this genomic sequence to represent the inferred CDS: inserted 2 bases in 1 codon; deleted 1 base in 1 codon): MEKLCNGNEEKLEGKGKPEDEVEPENEGKSREEEKPEVEGKTEXMGELQNEGRPEEEGQPEDEGKREKQGKSEAEGKPHGKSKRKSQAKPESQPRAAEKRAAEDYVPRKAKRKTDRGTDDSPKDYQDNLQERHLGSEEMMRECADMSRAQEELRKRQKIGDFHWMQRDVQDPFTQGANGVSGE; encoded by the exons ATGGAAAAACTCTgcaatggaaatgaagaaaagcTGGAAGGCAAGGGAAAGCCAGAAGATGAAGTAGAGCCTGAAAATGAAGGAAAGTCACGTGAGGAAGAAAAGCCAGAAGTGGAGGGGAAGACAGA CATGGGAGAGCTCCAGAATGAGGGACGGCCAGAAGAGGAGGGACAGCCGGAAgatgaggggaagagagaaaagcaggGCAAGTCTGAAGCTGAGGGAAAACCACACGGTAAAAGCAAGCGGAAATCCCAGGCAAAGCCAGAGAGTCAGCCGCGGGCTGCCGAAAAGCGCGCCGCTGAAGACTATGTGCCccggaaagcaaaaagaaaaacggaCAGGGGGACTGACGATTCCCCCAAGGACTATCAGGACAACTTACAGGAAAGGCATCTGGGCAGTGAGGAGATGATGAGAGAATGTGCAGATATGTCAAGGGCTCAGGAAGAGctaaggaaaagacagaaaataggtgACTTTCATTGGATGCAAAGAGATGTACAGGATCCATTCACC CAAGGGGCCAACGGAGTGTCGGGGGAATGA
- the BEX5 gene encoding protein BEX5 isoform X1 yields MAESASGLGHRSRYFFSTLLPFWSRKWSFRSVGAADFKATRGRLLLIPAGRRSRKKNLKMENAPKESRGEEQVPVQNEEAHPLEGGEGQEPGGNIRGEWAPPAQDFREAMPNRLVNNIDIIDGDADDMERFMEEMRELRRKIRELQLRYSLRILIGDPPHHDHHDEFCLMP; encoded by the exons ATGGCGGAGTCTGCATCAGGTCTAGGCCACCGTTCCCGGTATTTCTTCTCCACCCTCCTTCCATTTTGGAGCCGGAAATG GTCTTTTAGGTCCGTTGGTGCAGCAGATTTCAAGGCTACAAGAGGAAGACTGCTTCTGATTCCTGCAG GaagaagaagcaggaaaaaaaatctcaaaatggaAAATGCCCCCAAGGAAAGCAGAGGAGAGGAGCAGGTTCCAGTGCAGAATGAAGAAGCCCACCCTTTGGAAGGTGGTGAAGGCCAAGAACCTGGAGGAAACATTAGAGGGGAATGGGCTCCACCTGCCCAGGATTTTAGAGAGGCTATGCCCAATAGGCTTGTCAATAACATTGACATCATAGATGGAGATGCAGATGATATGGAAAGGTTCATGGAGGAGATGAGAGAGCTAAGGAGGAAAATTAGGGAGCTTCAGTTGAGGTACAGTCTGCGCATTCTTATTGGAGATCCTCCTCACCACGACCATCATGATGAATTTTGCCTTATGCCTTGA
- the TCEAL2 gene encoding transcription elongation factor A protein-like 2 — MEKLCSENEGKPENQSKMDNKGKLENQGKMENKEQTLDVGKPGVACTVEDKEKLENKGRTDFKGKIEDEEVLKDKEKPESEAKPKEGNPESQGKPVSEGKPKEGKPESERKPVSEGKPVSEGKPKEEKPASEPRAAGKRPAGDDVPRKAKRKTNTGLAQCLKEYKEAIHDMHLSNEEMIREFDEMARVEDEVKKTRQKLGGVMWMQKRLQDPFHPRGPRELRVGCRAPQRGFEDIPFV, encoded by the coding sequence ATGGAAAAACTCTGCAGTGAAAATGAAGGAAAGCCTGAGAACCAAAGCAAGATGGACAACAAAGGAAAGCTTGAGAACCAAGGcaagatggaaaataaagaacagaCACTGGATGTGGGAAAGCCGGGAGTAGCTTGTACTGTGGAAGACAAGGAAAAGTTAGAAAACAAGGGAAGGACGGATTTCAAGGGAAAGATAGAAGATGAGGAAGTACTAAAGGATAAGGAAAAGCCAGAGAGTGAGGCAAAGccaaaagaaggaaatccagaGAGCCAAGGAAAGCCAGTGAGTGAGGGAAAACCAAAAGAAGGAAAAccagagagtgagagaaagcCAGTAAGTGAGGGAAAGCCAGTGAGCGAGGGaaagccaaaagaagaaaagccagCCAGCGAACCAAGGGCTGCAGGAAAGCGCCCAGCTGGGGATGATGTACCCAGGAAGgccaaaagaaaaaccaacacGGGGCTGGCTCAGTGTCTCAAGGAATACAAGGAGGCCATACACGATATGCATTTGAGCAATGAAGAGATGATAAGAGAATTTGACGAGATGGCCAGGGTGGAGGATGAGGTGAAGAAAACCAGACAGAAATTGGGAGGGGTTATGTGGATGCAAAAACGTTTACAGGACCCCTTCCACCCGAGGGGCCCAAGGGAACTCAGGGTTGGCTGCAGGGCCCCACAAAGGGGCTTTGAAGACATTCCTTTTGTGTAA